In Megalops cyprinoides isolate fMegCyp1 chromosome 8, fMegCyp1.pri, whole genome shotgun sequence, the genomic stretch gattatgaaaattacatttataatataattcACTAAACAAACCAGTAGATAAACCCAGTTTAAGACCACTGAGATAGCTACATAGAAAGGGACTGTAGCATGTTGAATTGCAGTAAGTGTTTGGAATATGACTCTGGTTGTTTCTGCAGATCTTAAAGCATTTGAAAGAAGATTGACTGAGTATGTGTCCTGTTTGCAACCTGCGACAGGCCGGTGGCGAAGTGAGTCTCAGCAGTTTAAAACCATTTAATTGttacaaatgtgtgtaaaaaaaaaaaaaatgagttggAGAATCAGACAAAAACTAGGTGGCAAGCCTATGTATTTCAGGAGAATTATGAGTCTCCAGGCCTGTTTTTGAGGAAAGGTTAAACTTTtacttctctctgtctttcaacAGTGATTCTAATAGTGGTGTCTGTATGTACAGCAACTGGAGCTTGGAACTGGTTAATAGACCCAGACACTCAGAAGGTCGGAATGACAGATTTGGTGGATCTGTTTTATACTATCATGTGTTGCTTGTTTATACTATCAAGTGTACTATCTAATGGTATTGTTTATTTGACAGGTGTCATTCTTCTCTTCCTTGTGGAATCACCCCTTTTTTACAATAAGCTGCATCACATTGATTGGCTTATTCTTTGCTGGAATTCACAAACGAGTAGTTGCCCCTTCAATGTATCCTTTTCATTTAAACGTTTTGTGTTGAGATGTTACAGAGACATTTAATATACATctcttttttacatgtttttacatgcaTTCATCTTTCCTAGAAGTTTTTCATAACTCGCATTCCTCAGAATTGCAGCCCGTTGCCGGACAGTACTTGCAGAATATAACATGTCCTGTGATGATGTAAGTTCTCTTGTCAACTGTAATATATTTGCATGAGTGACTGGGATGGGTAACTCATTTTTGTCATGGCTAATTTACAGGGATTTGATTGGTGGCTTTCACTAAGAAATGAAAAGGCcctgaggaaaagaaaaggtttAGTTTGAAGTGATTGGAGTCTATGTCATAATAGAAACTAGGATGAATCAAAGTGCAAAATAGCTGTGATCATTTGTAATggattcatttttcagaagtcCTCCATAGGGCATTGTGACGCTTTTAGCTAGTTTGACAGATTCTTAAATATTGTGggcattttttccctctccaattaaaaaaaaaacttgtagcCTTCAAAACGAAAgttgaaaaatatgtacaaatatgttcatttgaaaaatgatcagGGGGAATACcactacagtacatttaaattaaaaggaaaattaaaaaaataataataaaaatagaaaaagactTCTCTTTCTATCTTAACTTCTCTTCTCTAACTTTTCTTTCTGTAAGTCTTTGTAGTAATGTTTGTAATCAgctatgtatttttaatgcctgTTTTTCCAGACGGGG encodes the following:
- the cnep1r1 gene encoding nuclear envelope phosphatase-regulatory subunit 1, with protein sequence MNSLEQAEDLKAFERRLTEYVSCLQPATGRWRMILIVVSVCTATGAWNWLIDPDTQKVSFFSSLWNHPFFTISCITLIGLFFAGIHKRVVAPSIIAARCRTVLAEYNMSCDDTGKLILKPRPHIQ